Proteins encoded by one window of Burkholderia plantarii:
- the msrA gene encoding peptide-methionine (S)-S-oxide reductase MsrA: MENQVSTAVLGGGCFWCTEAVFLDVAGVHSVESGYAGGAVRNPSYAAVCEGDTGHAEVVKVTFDPARIGYREILEIFFATHDPTQLNRQGADVGTQYRSAVFAENEEQRAIAHEVIDALERDKVFDAPIVTRVDMLDGNFWPAEEYHRDYFARNPQQGYCAAVIGPKIAKFRKKFAHRLKSNGG; encoded by the coding sequence ATGGAAAATCAGGTTTCGACGGCCGTGCTCGGCGGCGGATGTTTCTGGTGCACCGAAGCGGTGTTCCTCGACGTCGCCGGCGTCCACTCGGTCGAGTCGGGCTACGCCGGCGGCGCCGTCCGCAACCCGAGCTACGCGGCGGTCTGCGAGGGCGACACGGGCCACGCGGAAGTCGTGAAAGTCACGTTCGATCCGGCGCGCATCGGCTATCGCGAGATCCTCGAGATCTTCTTCGCGACGCACGATCCGACGCAACTGAACCGGCAGGGCGCCGACGTCGGCACGCAATATCGCTCGGCGGTGTTCGCCGAAAACGAGGAGCAGCGCGCGATCGCGCACGAAGTGATCGATGCGCTCGAGCGCGACAAGGTGTTCGACGCCCCGATCGTCACGCGCGTCGACATGCTCGACGGCAATTTCTGGCCGGCCGAGGAATATCACCGCGACTACTTCGCGCGCAATCCGCAGCAAGGTTATTGCGCGGCCGTGATCGGGCCGAAGATCGCGAAATTCCGCAAGAAGTTCGCGCATCGCCTGAAATCGAACGGCGGCTGA